Proteins from a genomic interval of Halomonas alkaliantarctica:
- a CDS encoding NADP-dependent oxidoreductase, which yields MQSQFYTLTDYPNGLPDRALFKLETQTLPDLAEGEVRIRNHWLSVDPYMRGRMSGIRTYVEPFELGKPMEGGAIGEVIESNDSSLKVGTKVSHMGGWRDIAQLPAQGVTPLPDIDVPEQAYLGVLGMPGMTAWTGLNVIAECKPGDNVLVSAASGAVGSLAVQLAKAKGCHVVGIAGAAHKLAWLESLGVEPVSYRDRTAQELSDAIKLASPNGIDVYYENVGGICLEAALSQLNEGARIAVCGMIDSYNAKEPTPGPSNLAQLVVRKAKMQGFIVADHWSSYPYFLNEVAPQVAEGKLVYKETVKEGLESTPDAFLALFDGGNTGKMLVKL from the coding sequence ATGCAGTCACAATTTTATACGCTTACCGATTACCCCAACGGCCTGCCCGACCGTGCGCTGTTCAAGCTGGAAACACAAACCCTACCCGACCTAGCCGAGGGTGAAGTACGCATTCGTAATCACTGGCTTTCCGTCGACCCTTACATGCGTGGTCGCATGAGCGGCATTCGTACTTATGTGGAACCGTTTGAACTCGGCAAGCCGATGGAAGGCGGCGCCATTGGCGAGGTGATTGAGTCCAATGATTCAAGCTTAAAAGTGGGCACCAAAGTCAGCCATATGGGCGGGTGGCGGGATATTGCCCAACTGCCTGCACAAGGCGTCACGCCGTTGCCCGATATCGATGTTCCCGAGCAGGCCTATCTGGGTGTGCTGGGCATGCCAGGCATGACCGCCTGGACTGGCCTCAACGTGATTGCCGAATGCAAGCCGGGTGACAATGTGTTGGTTAGCGCGGCCAGCGGTGCGGTTGGCTCTCTAGCGGTACAACTCGCTAAAGCAAAGGGCTGCCATGTGGTCGGTATTGCCGGCGCTGCGCATAAGCTGGCCTGGCTTGAGTCACTGGGCGTTGAACCGGTTAGCTATCGCGACCGCACTGCACAGGAGTTAAGCGACGCCATTAAACTCGCCAGCCCCAACGGCATTGATGTGTATTATGAAAACGTCGGCGGCATCTGCCTAGAAGCGGCATTGAGCCAGCTAAATGAAGGCGCGCGGATAGCGGTATGCGGCATGATCGACAGCTACAATGCCAAAGAGCCCACCCCCGGCCCGAGCAATCTCGCTCAGCTGGTAGTGCGCAAAGCCAAGATGCAGGGCTTTATTGTGGCTGACCACTGGTCTAGCTATCCCTACTTCCTGAACGAAGTGGCCCCCCAAGTAGCGGAAGGCAAGCTGGTTTACAAAGAAACCGTGAAAGAGGGTCTGGAGAGCACACCCGACGCGTTCCTTGCCCTGTTTGACGGCGGAAACACCGGTAAAATGCTGGTCAAGCTATAA
- a CDS encoding septal ring lytic transglycosylase RlpA family protein, whose amino-acid sequence MGAQKRLIRTICLAVIVVSSAANSAFAHETETQQGVASFYSDRFQGATTASGEAFDQQALTAAHPSLPFGTKVLVTRPDTGQAVEVLINDRGPFIQGRIIDLSKRAAAKLGMIRRGTAPVMVTLLD is encoded by the coding sequence ATGGGAGCCCAAAAACGACTGATCCGAACGATTTGTTTGGCAGTGATAGTAGTCAGCAGCGCTGCCAATAGTGCTTTTGCACACGAAACAGAAACACAGCAAGGCGTCGCCTCCTTTTACAGTGACCGCTTCCAAGGAGCGACCACTGCCAGTGGAGAGGCATTTGACCAACAAGCATTGACCGCCGCACACCCAAGTTTGCCGTTTGGCACCAAGGTGCTGGTGACACGCCCTGACACGGGGCAAGCAGTAGAAGTACTGATCAATGACCGCGGCCCTTTCATTCAAGGACGCATTATTGATTTATCTAAACGCGCGGCAGCGAAGCTTGGCATGATCCGCCGCGGTACAGCTCCAGTGATGGTAACGCTGTTGGATTAA
- a CDS encoding DMT family transporter has translation MHPVHSPALFPRWYSVGAALVAVMLWSAAPLLAELAKASPPLQLTAVTLLAGSLATLPLSRRVNVAACGAGWQLSVWVGIPLLIFGAVSTYFIGMRLAPAAEAALITYTWPVLFVLLSQWSRFGRLRIAGVVGALIAFSGAALLLVPQAISVGLGGATTGYALALLAACCWAIYSWLSQAAPVALTPLLPRLLLIACAIAVIASLLLEGTIALPSGEALLAGISLGLGPYGVAMVAWDKALRWGHTSLVGSLAYGVPILAALLLVLAGMSVLDWRLPAAAVLVVVGCLKAGR, from the coding sequence ATGCATCCCGTTCACTCCCCCGCGTTATTCCCACGTTGGTACAGTGTTGGTGCGGCGCTGGTGGCCGTGATGCTTTGGAGTGCGGCACCGCTGCTGGCTGAACTTGCCAAAGCGTCACCGCCCCTGCAGCTTACCGCCGTGACTCTGTTAGCGGGATCACTGGCGACGCTACCGTTAAGCCGCCGCGTAAACGTCGCTGCCTGCGGCGCGGGTTGGCAACTCAGCGTTTGGGTGGGTATCCCACTGCTCATCTTTGGCGCCGTCAGTACCTATTTTATTGGCATGCGGCTAGCCCCCGCCGCCGAAGCGGCGCTCATTACCTATACCTGGCCCGTGCTGTTCGTGCTGCTCAGCCAATGGAGCCGTTTTGGCCGCCTGCGCATCGCGGGGGTAGTCGGCGCCCTTATAGCGTTTTCAGGTGCGGCACTGCTGCTGGTACCTCAAGCCATCAGCGTGGGGCTGGGGGGCGCCACCACGGGCTACGCGCTAGCACTGCTGGCTGCCTGCTGCTGGGCGATCTATTCATGGTTAAGCCAAGCGGCGCCGGTGGCTTTAACGCCGCTACTGCCGCGGCTACTGCTCATTGCCTGCGCTATTGCCGTGATCGCCAGCTTACTACTGGAAGGCACTATCGCCCTCCCCAGCGGTGAAGCGTTACTCGCGGGCATCTCACTGGGTTTAGGGCCTTACGGAGTAGCCATGGTGGCGTGGGATAAAGCATTGCGCTGGGGGCACACGAGCCTTGTGGGCAGCTTGGCGTATGGCGTGCCGATTCTGGCTGCCCTACTGCTGGTATTGGCAGGTATGAGCGTGCTCGACTGGCGTTTACCCGCCGCGGCAGTGCTGGTGGTAGTAGGTTGCCTCAAAGCTGGCCGTTAA
- a CDS encoding LysR substrate-binding domain-containing protein, with the protein MRAPTLDLTLLRTLVAIADTGSVTAAAKRLAYTQSTVSMQLQRLEAQLSLTLHEREGRRIRFTSEGERLLNHARRLLALNDEAWSDMQARQVTGDLILGIPEDYASLLPSVFAYFHQLYPAVGLKVICGTSAHLVEQVKAKALDLALVTRQRNSPGGDVIRREPLLWAVGMNQQPLLSDPLPLALYSPGADVFREVAEQALQSAGRSWRVAYTSQSMAGLAPIVTAGLAIVVVTRSMLTPALRPLDESSGMPALPMIELALHRAPHRPSEPARRLAELIREQLAAPEQAP; encoded by the coding sequence ATGCGTGCGCCTACGTTAGACCTAACCCTGTTGCGTACCCTGGTGGCAATTGCGGACACCGGCAGTGTAACCGCAGCCGCTAAACGGTTGGCGTACACCCAGTCCACCGTGAGCATGCAACTGCAGCGATTAGAGGCGCAGCTATCGCTCACGCTGCATGAGCGGGAAGGGCGACGAATACGCTTTACCTCAGAAGGGGAACGCTTACTTAATCATGCCCGGCGACTATTAGCGCTTAACGATGAAGCATGGAGCGATATGCAGGCGCGACAGGTAACCGGGGATCTGATCCTCGGTATTCCTGAAGATTACGCCTCGCTGCTGCCTTCGGTATTCGCCTACTTTCATCAGCTCTACCCCGCCGTGGGGCTCAAGGTTATCTGTGGCACCAGTGCCCATCTCGTTGAGCAGGTTAAGGCCAAAGCATTGGATCTCGCCCTGGTGACTCGGCAGCGTAACTCGCCGGGCGGGGATGTAATTCGTCGGGAACCGCTGTTGTGGGCGGTCGGCATGAACCAGCAGCCTCTGCTAAGTGACCCGCTTCCACTGGCACTCTATTCACCGGGGGCAGACGTATTCCGTGAAGTAGCCGAGCAGGCTTTGCAATCAGCCGGACGCAGCTGGCGTGTGGCCTATACCAGCCAGTCCATGGCCGGACTGGCGCCGATTGTTACCGCTGGATTGGCCATTGTGGTGGTGACTCGCAGCATGCTAACGCCCGCGCTGAGGCCGCTGGACGAGAGCAGCGGGATGCCTGCGTTGCCGATGATTGAATTGGCGCTTCACCGCGCGCCTCATCGACCTTCGGAACCTGCGCGCCGTTTAGCTGAGCTAATACGCGAGCAGCTAGCAGCGCCCGAACAAGCACCATAA
- a CDS encoding cytochrome b: protein MHELDRYIYPHRVLHWLVAGAVLLSLASGLTLGFLGYERTVALVGNMLTNLLYTSHKTLGVLILLLMTLRIITRLAFLVPDHEPPLNAFERIVSTSVHHLLYIALVIMPLLGWAATASGGFPVEFFHWHLPGLIGEREQLSEQLFMWHGRLGWVILGLLVLHVAGAIFHWKIKRDNVMKRMSLFE, encoded by the coding sequence ATGCACGAACTGGATCGCTATATTTACCCGCATCGGGTGCTGCACTGGCTGGTGGCTGGGGCGGTGTTGCTCTCCTTGGCCAGCGGTTTAACGTTAGGTTTTTTGGGTTACGAGCGCACTGTCGCTTTAGTCGGCAATATGCTCACGAACTTGCTGTATACCAGCCACAAGACGTTGGGTGTGCTGATCCTGTTGTTAATGACACTACGTATTATTACCCGCCTGGCCTTTTTGGTGCCTGACCATGAACCGCCCTTAAATGCCTTTGAGCGGATTGTTAGCACTAGTGTCCACCATTTGCTCTACATAGCGCTGGTGATTATGCCCTTACTGGGTTGGGCCGCCACTGCAAGCGGCGGATTTCCAGTTGAGTTTTTCCATTGGCATTTGCCAGGCTTGATTGGCGAGCGTGAGCAGCTGTCTGAACAACTCTTTATGTGGCATGGGCGCCTGGGGTGGGTCATTTTAGGCTTGCTGGTACTGCACGTTGCTGGCGCTATATTCCATTGGAAAATCAAACGCGATAACGTTATGAAACGGATGAGTCTGTTTGAGTAA
- a CDS encoding sensor domain-containing diguanylate cyclase, giving the protein MHARRLLAGVYTGVMLLLAVYCTPWAQANTLLSASPSQASYSFAPYSEFWLADEQSLTINDLLNQQDKFQQTHQAEDLNFGYTRGDVWLRTKVSNDSQEPQRWMVAFEYPFLDYVTLYTLRQQRLDVQQSGSAVPVEQRALAHRQAVFPLELAAHETVTLYTHVAASGSKMLSYNLLTPEAFYTQNDRHNFWLATYFGMLLAMGLYNLLLFFGFKERVFLHYSLFVAGFGLAILAFNGIGTLMFWSFLGENTSRLVALGFTFASTMATLFAQSFLNTETYCPRWHQVLNTFRNYCWLAVIASLVLPIPTALHIMDVTGFMAALLLLICGCYCSLRRIPSARLFVFAWSIFLLGAGVFSLRNLGILPANFITLHGIQIGSALEMLLLSFALASRFNKLKRQKERAQADMLTALKKQEAVLEQKVAARTKALEHLANCDMLTGLLNRHGLARCAAEALERNREYGQRLALLMLDLDRFKPINDCYGHEAGDFVLQQIAKRIAHLARTCDHCARFGGDEFIIIMENIEPEDTLENIQTRIDEAIRSPIKLPCGERVSVSVSIGVSTAQGADDATLASLLREADSHMYAVKFRQAAECYRYGSAS; this is encoded by the coding sequence ATGCATGCACGACGTTTATTAGCGGGTGTTTACACCGGCGTCATGTTGCTGCTTGCGGTTTATTGTACGCCGTGGGCCCAGGCAAACACTCTTCTATCTGCATCGCCAAGCCAGGCGAGTTATTCATTTGCGCCTTATAGCGAGTTCTGGCTAGCCGACGAACAGTCTTTAACGATTAACGATTTACTCAACCAACAGGATAAATTTCAGCAAACGCACCAAGCCGAAGATTTAAATTTCGGCTACACCCGAGGTGACGTATGGCTGCGAACCAAGGTGAGCAATGATTCGCAGGAACCCCAGCGGTGGATGGTAGCATTTGAATACCCGTTCCTGGATTACGTTACTCTTTACACGCTTCGCCAACAGCGTCTTGATGTGCAGCAAAGCGGCAGTGCAGTACCCGTTGAACAGCGTGCGCTCGCTCACCGTCAGGCGGTTTTTCCGCTTGAGCTGGCCGCCCACGAAACCGTCACGCTATATACTCACGTGGCGGCCTCGGGCAGCAAGATGCTGAGCTATAACTTATTAACTCCAGAGGCATTTTATACCCAGAATGATCGCCATAATTTTTGGCTGGCCACTTACTTTGGCATGCTGTTGGCGATGGGCTTATATAATTTACTGCTATTTTTTGGCTTCAAAGAGCGCGTATTCCTTCACTACTCGCTATTTGTCGCTGGCTTTGGGCTTGCCATCCTGGCGTTTAACGGCATTGGCACGCTCATGTTTTGGAGCTTTTTGGGTGAAAACACGTCCCGCTTAGTGGCGCTTGGTTTCACCTTTGCATCTACTATGGCCACGCTGTTTGCGCAGAGTTTTCTTAACACAGAGACTTACTGCCCACGCTGGCATCAAGTATTAAACACCTTCCGCAATTACTGTTGGCTGGCCGTCATTGCCTCGTTAGTGCTGCCCATTCCTACTGCCCTTCACATAATGGATGTGACGGGTTTTATGGCGGCTTTACTGCTCCTGATATGCGGCTGCTACTGCAGTTTGCGACGCATACCCAGCGCTCGACTATTCGTGTTTGCGTGGTCGATATTCCTACTAGGTGCAGGTGTCTTTTCGCTGCGCAACCTGGGCATACTGCCGGCTAATTTTATTACCCTACATGGCATTCAAATTGGCTCTGCGCTAGAAATGTTACTGCTCTCGTTTGCGCTGGCATCACGGTTCAACAAACTTAAAAGGCAGAAAGAACGGGCTCAAGCCGATATGTTAACTGCGCTTAAAAAGCAGGAAGCCGTACTGGAACAAAAAGTCGCCGCCCGCACTAAAGCGCTGGAGCATTTAGCCAACTGCGATATGCTGACCGGTTTATTAAATCGCCACGGCTTAGCGCGCTGCGCAGCAGAAGCTCTGGAGCGTAATCGTGAATATGGCCAGCGTCTAGCGTTACTAATGCTCGACCTTGACCGCTTCAAACCTATTAACGACTGCTACGGCCATGAGGCAGGAGATTTTGTATTACAACAAATAGCTAAACGTATCGCCCACCTGGCGCGTACGTGTGACCACTGCGCTCGCTTTGGCGGCGATGAGTTCATTATCATCATGGAAAATATCGAACCCGAAGATACCCTGGAGAATATACAGACCCGTATCGACGAGGCCATTCGCTCACCGATCAAACTCCCCTGCGGCGAGCGAGTCAGTGTTAGCGTGAGCATCGGGGTAAGCACTGCACAGGGTGCAGATGACGCCACCCTTGCGAGCTTACTGCGAGAAGCCGATAGCCATATGTACGCTGTCAAATTTCGCCAAGCAGCAGAGTGCTATCGCTACGGCTCGGCGAGCTAG
- a CDS encoding LysR family transcriptional regulator ArgP — protein sequence MLDYKLLHALATVVECDGFERAGDVLGLSQSAVSQRIKALEVRLGQPVLIRHPHLAPTPAGQRLLTHYQQVQLLERDLRGSLPTLDDQAPRLRIAINADSLVTWWAEAIATICQQEGVLLDLVIEDQDVGLKRLRDGDVAACLCATPQPIAGARCVALGEMRYHPLAAPAYIERYFPEGPSEESFQRAPAIVFGPHDQLQHRFLAQCDYHGHFPYHLCPSSEGFVRLAAAGIGYGMMPQLQVEELIASGQLASVAPGHFLTVPLYWHFWRHSGQIIQQLTKHLSKVLT from the coding sequence ATGTTGGATTACAAATTGCTTCACGCTTTAGCGACCGTAGTGGAATGCGACGGCTTTGAGCGCGCAGGCGATGTACTGGGGCTTTCGCAGTCGGCTGTCTCCCAGCGCATCAAAGCGCTGGAAGTGCGCCTTGGCCAGCCAGTGCTTATACGCCACCCTCACCTAGCCCCCACTCCTGCCGGCCAACGGCTATTGACCCACTACCAGCAAGTACAGCTATTAGAGCGCGACCTGCGCGGCTCCCTACCCACGCTGGATGACCAGGCACCGCGCCTGCGTATCGCCATCAATGCAGATAGTTTGGTCACCTGGTGGGCCGAGGCTATCGCGACTATCTGCCAGCAGGAGGGTGTGCTGCTGGATCTGGTGATTGAAGACCAGGATGTCGGGCTCAAGCGCTTGCGTGATGGTGATGTAGCGGCATGCCTGTGCGCTACACCGCAGCCAATTGCCGGGGCACGTTGTGTCGCACTGGGAGAAATGCGCTACCACCCGTTGGCGGCACCGGCGTATATCGAGCGCTACTTTCCAGAAGGCCCTTCGGAGGAGAGCTTTCAGCGTGCGCCAGCCATCGTATTCGGCCCGCACGATCAATTGCAGCATCGCTTCCTTGCTCAGTGCGATTACCACGGCCACTTTCCTTACCACCTCTGCCCCTCTTCAGAAGGCTTTGTGCGCTTAGCCGCAGCAGGGATCGGGTACGGCATGATGCCGCAACTACAGGTTGAAGAATTAATAGCCAGTGGCCAACTGGCTAGCGTTGCTCCCGGCCATTTTTTGACAGTGCCTCTCTATTGGCATTTTTGGCGCCACAGCGGCCAAATAATCCAACAGCTTACGAAACATTTAAGCAAAGTTCTGACTTAA
- a CDS encoding imelysin family protein, producing the protein MPAIMLRRPLAGIVALSALMPFTAVADDTAADVTVSADAVVHHYADLAHANYADALNAAQILNERIDELLANPTDDTLSAAKQAWLQARVPYQQSEVFRFGNAVVDNWEGQLNAWPLDEGMIDYVEGDDYQHELGNEGATANIIANEQITVGGETLDVSEITPELLAELNEIGGSEANVASGYHAIEFLLWGQDLHGFELGNGERPVSDYQTGDDCTHGNCDRRRSYLDAVSDLLVDDLEWMVAQWAPETEGNYRQELMAESDQEGLRRMLFGMGSLSLGELAGERLKVALEANSFEDEHDCFSDNTHNSHYYNGQGVQNIYTGSYQRLDGSVVEGPSLKALLAEKDSELADTLAQQLEATMARLDAIKQAAEAENSPMAFDMMIAPGNEQGSELINEAILTLVAQTGSIEQAAGELGVTSLQPDDAGHRF; encoded by the coding sequence ATGCCCGCCATCATGCTCCGTCGCCCTCTTGCTGGCATCGTTGCGCTTAGCGCGTTGATGCCTTTTACCGCTGTTGCAGACGACACTGCTGCAGACGTCACCGTTAGCGCTGACGCAGTGGTGCACCACTACGCTGACTTGGCTCATGCCAATTACGCCGATGCACTGAATGCTGCCCAGATATTAAACGAGCGCATCGACGAATTGCTCGCCAATCCCACGGACGACACCCTGAGCGCAGCCAAGCAAGCCTGGCTGCAGGCGCGGGTGCCTTATCAGCAGAGCGAAGTATTTCGTTTCGGTAATGCGGTGGTGGATAACTGGGAAGGTCAGCTAAATGCCTGGCCCCTGGATGAAGGCATGATTGATTATGTCGAAGGCGATGACTACCAGCATGAGCTGGGTAATGAAGGCGCCACCGCAAATATCATTGCCAATGAGCAAATTACCGTCGGCGGCGAAACTCTCGACGTTAGCGAGATTACTCCAGAACTCCTCGCCGAGCTGAATGAAATTGGAGGCTCGGAGGCTAACGTCGCCAGCGGCTACCACGCTATAGAATTTCTGCTCTGGGGGCAGGATCTGCATGGTTTTGAGCTAGGCAACGGCGAACGACCGGTGAGTGATTACCAAACTGGCGACGACTGCACCCATGGCAACTGTGATCGCCGCCGTAGCTATCTGGATGCAGTCTCCGACCTGCTCGTTGACGACCTTGAGTGGATGGTGGCCCAGTGGGCGCCGGAAACCGAGGGTAACTATCGCCAGGAACTGATGGCGGAAAGCGATCAGGAAGGCCTGCGCCGCATGCTGTTCGGTATGGGCTCGCTCTCCCTGGGCGAGCTGGCCGGTGAGCGCCTAAAAGTCGCCCTTGAAGCCAACTCTTTTGAGGATGAGCACGACTGCTTTAGTGACAATACCCACAACTCCCACTACTACAACGGCCAGGGTGTTCAGAATATTTACACCGGCAGCTATCAGCGCCTTGATGGCAGCGTGGTAGAGGGGCCTTCACTGAAGGCGTTATTAGCTGAGAAAGATAGCGAGCTGGCCGATACACTTGCTCAACAGCTCGAAGCCACAATGGCTCGCCTTGACGCTATCAAGCAGGCGGCAGAGGCCGAGAATTCGCCGATGGCATTCGATATGATGATTGCGCCGGGTAACGAGCAGGGCAGTGAATTGATCAACGAAGCGATTCTTACCCTGGTGGCACAAACTGGGTCTATCGAACAAGCCGCAGGAGAACTCGGCGTGACTTCCCTGCAGCCTGATGATGCCGGTCACCGGTTCTAG
- a CDS encoding di-heme oxidoredictase family protein: MYRLPRFIVLAKWVPSTLAQSSCLLFLLAAPLQAAESSTQDDPIQLTPIQTSPMSGGNGSVEQFDHNAYSLPLGNMSMTKRLDFSVGNSFFRNPWVAAPASTEARDGLGPLLNTNSCQGCHLKDGRGHPPTGDENPIALFLRLSLPASQADSETLEQRGALPVPNYGLQLQTAAISGAKPEAKLVIEYRPREVSVTDGSSVTLQEPIYSIAEPAYGELPESLQTSPRLAPPMIGLGLLEAIPEADLMAAADPDDTDGDGISGRANRVWDARSGTTVMGRFGWKAGEPSIEQQGLHAFAGDMGLTSSLVPHTDCMESQGCDAFPNGGTPEVSDDVADFVTFYASSLAVPMRRHMDDPAVKQGAERFNALGCASCHTPRHRTDANAARPALAGQEIWPYSDLLLHDLGEALADHRSEFQADGREWRTPPLWGIGLAQTVNPRAGFLHDGRARTLEEAILWHGGEAESATQGYRALPADQRAELIRFLESL, from the coding sequence ATGTACCGCTTACCCCGGTTTATCGTCCTAGCCAAGTGGGTGCCCAGCACCTTAGCCCAAAGCAGTTGCTTACTGTTTCTCCTGGCGGCGCCCTTGCAGGCAGCCGAATCATCTACCCAAGATGACCCCATTCAGTTGACGCCTATACAGACCTCACCCATGAGTGGCGGGAATGGCTCGGTGGAGCAGTTTGACCACAACGCCTATTCGCTGCCGCTGGGGAATATGTCGATGACCAAGCGGCTGGATTTCAGCGTTGGCAACAGCTTCTTTCGCAACCCTTGGGTGGCGGCGCCCGCCAGCACCGAGGCCCGGGATGGCCTGGGGCCACTGCTCAATACCAATAGCTGCCAGGGTTGCCACCTCAAAGATGGTCGGGGGCACCCACCCACTGGCGACGAAAATCCCATCGCGCTGTTTTTGCGCCTCTCGCTACCCGCTAGCCAAGCGGATTCAGAAACACTGGAGCAGCGGGGCGCGCTTCCGGTACCTAACTACGGCTTGCAACTACAAACCGCGGCAATTAGCGGTGCCAAGCCCGAAGCCAAACTAGTGATTGAGTACCGCCCTCGGGAAGTGAGCGTCACCGATGGCTCCAGCGTCACCTTGCAGGAGCCGATCTACTCGATTGCCGAGCCCGCCTACGGAGAGCTGCCCGAGTCGCTGCAAACCTCACCGCGGCTGGCGCCGCCCATGATCGGCTTGGGCCTGCTTGAAGCGATCCCCGAAGCCGACCTGATGGCGGCCGCCGACCCTGACGACACCGATGGTGACGGTATTTCCGGTCGCGCCAACCGCGTTTGGGATGCGCGCAGTGGTACTACGGTCATGGGGCGCTTCGGCTGGAAAGCGGGCGAGCCCAGCATCGAGCAACAAGGCCTGCACGCTTTCGCTGGGGATATGGGGTTGACCTCCAGCTTGGTGCCACATACCGATTGTATGGAGAGCCAGGGTTGCGATGCTTTTCCCAACGGTGGCACGCCTGAAGTCAGCGATGACGTGGCCGACTTCGTTACCTTTTACGCCTCTAGCCTTGCGGTGCCGATGCGCCGCCATATGGATGACCCGGCGGTGAAGCAGGGCGCTGAGAGATTTAACGCGCTGGGCTGCGCGAGCTGCCATACGCCGCGCCATCGCACCGACGCGAACGCCGCCCGTCCAGCGCTGGCTGGACAGGAAATATGGCCCTATAGTGATCTGCTGCTTCATGACCTGGGCGAGGCCCTGGCCGATCACCGCAGCGAGTTCCAGGCCGATGGCCGCGAATGGCGCACGCCGCCCCTATGGGGTATCGGCTTGGCGCAAACGGTGAATCCTCGGGCTGGCTTTCTCCACGATGGTCGCGCTCGTACCCTGGAAGAGGCGATACTTTGGCACGGTGGCGAGGCAGAAAGCGCTACCCAGGGCTATCGAGCATTGCCTGCTGATCAGCGAGCGGAGCTTATCCGTTTCCTAGAGTCTCTGTAA
- a CDS encoding imelysin family protein translates to MIASLRRLSLLACTLLAAPLSFGTDTPTPREMWHGAVELQYAELNTASERLETTAARFCQGSDEALRLRLENDWLSAYQAWQAVRFIQFGPIEQNSRGWQLQFWPDRKNLVGSKVRGWLKADEAPDAQDIANDSVAIQGFPALEYLLYDDAMDEQAQSDPRACSLMQAITTHLADTTSALHRDWQAFGEHYLDTVDYTETTLASAIQALEILEDKRLGEPMGLKGAPANGYLAEAWRSGQTVRLVESSLEGLRTGFLPGLTALLREADALPLAEAFRDQLDKTLAQASEQPTGLVPSLEDEEAFRGLQSLYLDVSQLRHLLGNEIAGELGLVRGFNSSDGD, encoded by the coding sequence GTGATCGCTTCCCTTCGCCGATTGAGTTTGTTGGCCTGTACATTACTGGCCGCGCCGCTCTCCTTTGGCACGGACACTCCCACGCCCCGGGAAATGTGGCATGGCGCGGTGGAATTGCAGTATGCCGAATTGAACACTGCCTCTGAGCGTTTGGAAACCACTGCCGCGCGCTTTTGTCAGGGCTCTGATGAGGCGCTCAGGCTGCGCCTGGAAAATGACTGGCTGAGCGCCTATCAAGCCTGGCAGGCGGTGCGCTTTATCCAGTTTGGCCCCATTGAGCAGAACAGCCGAGGCTGGCAGCTGCAGTTCTGGCCGGACCGCAAAAATCTGGTGGGTAGCAAGGTGCGCGGCTGGTTGAAGGCAGACGAAGCCCCGGATGCCCAAGATATTGCCAATGACAGCGTGGCGATCCAAGGCTTTCCCGCCCTTGAATACTTGCTTTATGACGACGCCATGGACGAGCAGGCCCAGAGCGATCCTAGGGCCTGCTCGCTGATGCAAGCCATCACCACACATCTTGCAGATACCACGAGTGCTCTACATCGTGACTGGCAGGCATTTGGTGAGCATTATCTTGATACGGTTGATTACACAGAGACCACGCTGGCGAGTGCCATTCAGGCCCTCGAAATACTCGAAGATAAACGGCTCGGCGAACCGATGGGTCTCAAAGGCGCACCCGCCAACGGCTACTTGGCGGAAGCCTGGCGAAGCGGGCAAACGGTTCGATTGGTAGAGAGTAGCTTGGAGGGCCTACGCACAGGCTTCTTACCGGGGCTCACCGCACTGTTGCGCGAGGCCGATGCGCTGCCGCTCGCCGAGGCGTTTCGTGACCAGTTGGATAAGACGCTCGCTCAGGCTAGCGAACAGCCGACGGGCTTGGTGCCCTCCCTTGAAGACGAAGAGGCATTTCGTGGTTTGCAGTCGCTCTACCTCGACGTCAGCCAGCTACGCCATCTGCTGGGTAACGAGATCGCTGGCGAACTCGGCTTGGTCCGCGGTTTTAACTCCAGCGATGGGGATTGA